The following are encoded together in the Thermococcus sibiricus MM 739 genome:
- a CDS encoding nicotinamidase, with the protein MEALVIVDMQRDFMPGGALPVPEGDKIIPTIEELIKQFKRKDALIVATRDWHPHNHISFRERGGPWPKHCVQNTNGAEIVVKLPDDVIIISKADEPDKEAYSGFEGTNLAEILKEKGVKKVYICGVATEYCVRATALDALKHDFEVYLVKNAVKGIRPEDEEKVLRELKEKGVEIVSSTEL; encoded by the coding sequence ATGGAGGCTTTGGTAATAGTTGATATGCAGAGAGATTTCATGCCGGGGGGAGCTCTTCCGGTACCTGAAGGAGACAAAATAATCCCAACGATTGAGGAGCTAATTAAACAGTTCAAAAGAAAGGATGCATTGATAGTTGCTACTAGGGACTGGCATCCTCATAACCATATAAGCTTCAGAGAAAGAGGAGGTCCATGGCCAAAACACTGTGTTCAAAACACTAATGGAGCGGAAATTGTTGTAAAACTGCCTGATGATGTAATAATAATCTCAAAAGCTGATGAACCAGATAAGGAAGCATACTCTGGATTTGAAGGAACAAACTTAGCAGAGATACTAAAAGAAAAAGGAGTTAAGAAAGTTTATATCTGCGGGGTTGCAACAGAGTACTGTGTTAGGGCCACAGCCCTAGATGCCCTCAAGCATGATTTTGAGGTTTACCTCGTCAAAAATGCAGTTAAAGGAATAAGACCAGAAGATGAAGAAAAGGTCCTAAGAGAACTAAAGGAGAAAGGAGTAGAGATTGTCAGCTCTACTGAGCTTTAA
- a CDS encoding PadR family transcriptional regulator, which produces MMRRIILGFMGLHILHHASKEAITGTFMMKELENHGYKVSPGTIYPLLQNMEKLGLLKSTWKIKDGRRIRTYQITQEGIKVLEESKKKVKELCMEILGDTK; this is translated from the coding sequence ATGATGCGCCGGATCATCCTTGGATTTATGGGGCTACACATACTTCATCATGCGAGTAAAGAAGCGATTACAGGAACTTTCATGATGAAAGAGCTAGAAAATCATGGTTACAAAGTGAGCCCCGGAACAATATACCCTCTTCTTCAGAATATGGAAAAATTAGGCCTCTTAAAAAGCACATGGAAGATTAAGGACGGAAGAAGAATACGAACCTATCAAATAACCCAAGAAGGCATCAAAGTGCTTGAAGAGAGTAAGAAAAAGGTCAAAGAGCTTTGTATGGAAATCTTAGGTGATACAAAATGA
- a CDS encoding AI-2E family transporter, with protein sequence MKAEEIVWGTVTLIIAYLAWKTIAPLLSAIFFAAILAYAVLPLHKRLTTRIDNKKSALILTLLLIGLSSIFTVELVLIIKNLIASFYEDIMNFIYWSLTIELPFGIHDVLQKLYSQSTPKLAEYVQSYAFSIPKYLLQLVIFLAMFYTFLVNSDRIKKQIYLLIPRGHEDLGEKLLKRADVTLQALIRAWLLLNIAKGALMTLGFWGFGITDIPTALLAGLLTMLFSFIPLFEGWMIWVVAAIFLLKQGDVLKAIAISIYGAVLVSPLPDFTIRPKLVAKEAKLDEIMVLIGMIGGVWAFGVKGLIIGPIILNLVSALLKEWKRIKAQ encoded by the coding sequence ATGAAAGCGGAAGAAATCGTATGGGGAACTGTCACCCTTATAATCGCTTATCTTGCATGGAAAACAATAGCCCCTCTCTTGTCAGCGATATTCTTCGCCGCTATTCTAGCCTATGCAGTTTTACCGCTTCATAAACGCCTGACAACGAGAATAGACAACAAAAAATCCGCATTGATTCTCACCCTCTTATTAATCGGACTCTCAAGTATTTTCACGGTAGAACTTGTACTGATCATAAAGAACCTAATAGCTTCATTTTACGAAGATATAATGAATTTCATCTATTGGAGCTTAACAATTGAGCTGCCCTTTGGAATTCATGATGTCCTTCAAAAGTTGTACTCCCAGTCAACTCCAAAATTAGCTGAATACGTGCAGAGTTATGCATTTTCAATCCCAAAATATCTTCTTCAGTTGGTCATCTTTCTTGCAATGTTCTATACATTCCTTGTAAACTCTGATAGAATAAAGAAGCAGATATATCTCCTAATACCTAGAGGGCATGAGGATTTAGGTGAAAAGCTCTTAAAGAGGGCCGATGTGACATTGCAGGCATTAATTAGAGCATGGCTTCTCCTCAACATTGCTAAAGGGGCCTTAATGACGCTCGGATTCTGGGGATTTGGCATCACAGACATCCCCACTGCCCTATTAGCTGGCCTTTTAACGATGCTCTTCAGCTTTATTCCACTCTTTGAGGGCTGGATGATATGGGTCGTTGCAGCAATATTTCTCCTAAAACAGGGAGATGTGCTAAAAGCCATTGCAATCTCTATTTACGGGGCAGTGTTAGTATCCCCACTACCGGATTTTACAATTAGGCCTAAGCTTGTTGCAAAAGAAGCCAAGCTGGATGAGATAATGGTTCTCATTGGTATGATAGGTGGAGTATGGGCATTTGGAGTTAAAGGCCTTATAATCGGCCCAATAATACTTAATCTTGTATCCGCTTTATTAAAAGAGTGGAAAAGAATTAAAGCTCAGTAG
- a CDS encoding DUF2240 family protein — MEFVEALRHAILYKGSNEFSKPELIGTIVLRLGLMNYMEAKNLIEEAIKRGIIEQKGDRLIIREEMLKKEEQQEDLFGEMINYIAKQLGWSHFEVLEELNKFSERYGELDKKVIAYLYGLDKGIDMSKFKDKLEV, encoded by the coding sequence GTGGAATTCGTGGAGGCCTTAAGGCATGCTATTCTTTACAAAGGGTCAAATGAATTTTCTAAACCAGAATTAATCGGGACTATTGTTCTTAGATTAGGTCTTATGAATTATATGGAAGCCAAAAACTTGATAGAGGAGGCAATAAAAAGGGGTATAATTGAACAAAAAGGAGATAGACTTATTATTAGGGAGGAAATGCTCAAGAAAGAGGAACAGCAAGAGGATCTTTTTGGTGAGATGATAAATTATATCGCTAAACAACTTGGATGGAGTCACTTTGAGGTCTTGGAAGAGCTAAATAAGTTCTCTGAAAGATATGGAGAGCTGGATAAGAAAGTTATTGCGTATTTGTACGGTCTTGATAAAGGAATTGATATGTCAAAGTTTAAGGACAAGCTGGAGGTGTAA
- a CDS encoding DHH family phosphoesterase has translation MVVKECPECYGTGKIKSGEKECEVCNGWGYVPADFKLGDKLKGYRNLDYFGVEEEVDEIPCPECHGRGVVPVYDTCPTCGGSGRVLACDICGRIKESWEPGMETSWVCSECEKKYKVVYILDKTCDYEDVEVGKVYKGAIDRVERFGVFVSLNPHVTGLIKKKDLLGRREYKPGEEILVQVLDVRPEKKEVDLIESALRHYKEVFVKKELPVTEIGVLTKEMAGRTIRIRGKITQIQVTGGPTVFTVTDGTGVTWAAAFEAPGVRAYPNIEVGDIVEIIGKVSFHAGEIQIETSDMSRLWGPDAAEVKKKIDEELNKRAQPEDVGFLVQSEVLEKLKPKIMQAAFIIRKAIFEGRPIIVRHHADTDGYTAGLALEYAIVPLLEELSPDPQAKWKFFKRRPSRAPFYELEDVLKDIIFMLEDHERFGDPLPLLVIVDNGGTVEDIPAYKRIRAYGVPIVVVDHHDPREFISEDRAAVDEYVDVHVNPHLVKRGYYELTAGMLATELARFIHPPVEEKIRHLPAIAGTGDRSNAPEFEQYLKIAKEVKGLKEEDLKKIAEVIDHEAYYWKFMDGHGIIDEILLLTGNLQRHRKIIDSVYPEVKDKQEKVLKASLPHVKSVVLPNGIRFNTIDIELYAPKFEYPAPGKLSGLIHDYFKEQHGEDNPILTLAYGPDFAVVRASDGMQVYNFDLNLIIKVLQEKLPDAGVEGGGHSFAGSIKFFEGKRKEVLEEFAKQIVKLKRS, from the coding sequence ATGGTAGTTAAAGAGTGTCCTGAGTGTTATGGTACCGGGAAAATAAAAAGCGGCGAGAAAGAGTGTGAGGTTTGCAATGGATGGGGGTACGTGCCAGCAGATTTTAAGCTAGGGGATAAGCTTAAGGGTTATCGTAATCTTGATTACTTTGGAGTAGAAGAGGAAGTAGATGAGATCCCGTGTCCTGAGTGTCATGGGAGGGGTGTTGTTCCAGTCTATGATACATGCCCAACATGTGGTGGAAGCGGCAGGGTCTTAGCCTGCGATATCTGTGGAAGGATTAAGGAGTCTTGGGAGCCAGGTATGGAAACTTCTTGGGTGTGTTCGGAGTGTGAGAAGAAGTATAAGGTTGTTTATATTCTCGATAAAACCTGTGACTATGAGGATGTAGAAGTTGGGAAGGTTTACAAGGGTGCTATTGATAGAGTAGAACGCTTTGGAGTTTTTGTTAGTCTTAATCCTCATGTAACGGGTTTAATAAAGAAAAAGGATCTCCTGGGTCGGAGGGAATATAAGCCTGGAGAAGAAATTCTTGTCCAGGTCTTAGATGTGAGACCAGAAAAGAAGGAAGTAGACCTAATAGAGTCTGCTTTGAGGCATTATAAGGAAGTATTTGTGAAAAAAGAGCTTCCAGTTACAGAGATTGGTGTATTGACCAAGGAAATGGCAGGGAGAACAATTAGAATTCGAGGCAAGATCACGCAAATCCAAGTTACCGGGGGCCCAACTGTCTTTACGGTTACAGATGGCACTGGTGTAACATGGGCCGCAGCGTTTGAGGCCCCGGGAGTTAGAGCGTATCCAAATATTGAGGTTGGGGATATAGTTGAGATTATCGGCAAAGTTTCCTTCCATGCCGGTGAGATCCAAATAGAGACAAGTGACATGTCGCGCCTCTGGGGCCCAGACGCTGCAGAAGTGAAGAAAAAGATAGATGAAGAGCTTAACAAAAGGGCCCAACCAGAGGATGTGGGGTTCCTTGTCCAAAGTGAGGTTCTGGAGAAGCTCAAACCCAAGATCATGCAGGCTGCATTTATAATTAGAAAAGCCATTTTTGAGGGTAGGCCAATAATTGTAAGGCATCATGCAGACACCGATGGTTATACTGCTGGTTTAGCCCTAGAATATGCCATAGTGCCCCTTCTTGAAGAGCTATCACCTGATCCGCAGGCAAAGTGGAAGTTCTTCAAGAGAAGACCAAGTAGAGCTCCATTCTATGAACTTGAAGATGTTCTTAAGGACATTATTTTTATGTTAGAAGATCATGAAAGGTTTGGAGATCCACTTCCACTGCTTGTTATAGTGGACAATGGAGGTACAGTTGAAGATATCCCGGCCTACAAGCGTATAAGAGCTTATGGGGTTCCAATAGTTGTAGTTGATCATCACGACCCTAGGGAATTCATAAGCGAGGACAGGGCAGCTGTTGATGAATATGTTGATGTTCATGTGAACCCTCACTTAGTGAAGAGGGGTTATTATGAACTAACAGCGGGAATGCTTGCCACTGAATTAGCTCGGTTTATTCACCCACCAGTTGAGGAGAAAATCCGTCATCTTCCAGCAATAGCTGGAACTGGAGATAGGAGCAATGCTCCAGAGTTTGAGCAATATTTGAAAATTGCGAAAGAAGTAAAAGGTCTGAAAGAAGAGGATCTCAAAAAGATAGCAGAGGTTATTGACCATGAGGCCTATTACTGGAAATTTATGGATGGTCATGGCATTATAGACGAAATCCTTCTCCTTACTGGAAACCTTCAGAGACACAGAAAGATCATAGATTCTGTCTATCCGGAGGTAAAAGATAAGCAAGAAAAGGTCCTAAAAGCATCATTGCCTCACGTTAAGAGTGTTGTTCTTCCGAACGGGATACGGTTCAACACAATAGATATTGAACTCTATGCACCAAAGTTTGAGTATCCTGCTCCGGGAAAACTCAGTGGGCTAATCCATGACTATTTCAAAGAGCAGCATGGTGAGGATAACCCGATTTTAACCCTTGCATATGGGCCAGACTTTGCAGTAGTTAGAGCAAGTGATGGGATGCAGGTTTATAATTTTGATTTAAATCTCATAATAAAAGTACTTCAGGAAAAGCTCCCTGATGCTGGAGTAGAAGGTGGTGGGCACAGCTTTGCAGGTTCAATAAAGTTCTTTGAGGGCAAAAGAAAGGAAGTTCTTGAGGAATTTGCGAAACAAATAGTTAAACTGAAGAGATCTTGA
- a CDS encoding asparaginase, with product MKKLLIIGTGGTIASAKTEQGYKSVLKIDEILKLAKIKLENGYKIDSTNIMNIDSTLIHPEDWEIIAKEVFKALDDYDGIIITHGTDTLAYTASMLSFMIKNPNKPIVLTGSMLPITENGSDAPRNIRTAIKFAMEDVAGVFVAFMDKIMLGCRTSKVRTLGLNAFMSINYPDVAYVKGEKILYNIPKEKFQPNGSPELDTKYEPRVVVLRVTPGLGGEIIDAVLDAGYKGIVLEGYGAGGLPYRKSNLLSKIKEITPKIPVIMTTQALYDGVDMRKYEVGRKALETGIIPAKDMTKEATITKLMWALGHTKDVEKIREIMHTNYVNEIKS from the coding sequence ATGAAAAAACTCTTAATCATCGGTACCGGTGGAACGATTGCAAGCGCTAAAACAGAACAAGGATACAAAAGTGTCCTCAAAATAGATGAAATACTTAAACTAGCCAAAATAAAACTAGAAAATGGATATAAAATCGATAGCACCAATATTATGAACATAGACAGCACTCTGATACACCCTGAAGACTGGGAAATTATAGCTAAAGAGGTTTTCAAGGCTCTTGATGATTATGATGGCATTATAATAACCCATGGAACAGACACTTTGGCCTACACCGCTTCAATGTTAAGTTTCATGATAAAAAACCCCAACAAACCAATTGTACTCACTGGCTCTATGTTGCCAATAACAGAAAATGGAAGTGATGCCCCCAGAAACATCAGAACTGCAATAAAATTTGCAATGGAAGATGTCGCAGGTGTTTTTGTAGCTTTCATGGATAAAATAATGCTGGGTTGTAGGACATCTAAGGTTAGAACCCTCGGCCTAAATGCATTTATGAGCATAAATTACCCTGATGTGGCTTATGTAAAAGGAGAAAAGATCTTATACAATATCCCCAAAGAAAAATTCCAACCAAATGGTAGCCCTGAGCTAGATACAAAGTATGAACCAAGGGTTGTTGTTTTAAGAGTTACCCCTGGCTTAGGGGGAGAGATCATAGATGCAGTCCTAGATGCTGGATATAAAGGCATAGTGCTAGAAGGCTATGGTGCGGGTGGTCTCCCATATAGAAAGAGTAATCTTCTAAGCAAAATTAAGGAAATTACACCAAAAATCCCGGTAATTATGACAACTCAAGCACTCTATGATGGGGTTGACATGAGAAAATATGAAGTAGGACGAAAGGCATTAGAAACAGGAATTATCCCCGCAAAAGACATGACAAAGGAAGCAACGATCACAAAGTTAATGTGGGCCCTTGGACACACAAAAGACGTTGAAAAGATAAGAGAAATAATGCATACGAACTACGTAAATGAAATAAAAAGCTAA
- a CDS encoding 7-cyano-7-deazaguanine synthase, producing the protein MLKCSLCINDEKTAKIKIVDGRPLCKECMNYLAHKPNKEKIKAELEELMSKVDKAIAAFSGGKDSTVALYLAKEKYKVDVEAVMIDHGFMAKEAIENAKRITEHLDVPLTVLRYDYSNIFRGALLKVKSPCKKCSSRTMGGLKEYALKKGVKFIITGHELPFGHRPYKIIRGGIIQIRLLSLMSEKERFKILEKLPFKFPDLPGYTTNCLIIGPALRQYYEKHGYSFEIRRIAALVRYRLINTEKALKKVSKPEISEEIEREVYKRLGIEKKD; encoded by the coding sequence ATGCTTAAATGTTCTCTCTGCATAAACGATGAAAAGACTGCAAAAATCAAAATCGTTGATGGGCGTCCATTGTGCAAAGAGTGTATGAATTACCTAGCCCATAAACCCAACAAAGAAAAAATAAAAGCCGAGCTTGAAGAGTTAATGAGCAAAGTGGATAAAGCCATAGCAGCTTTTTCAGGAGGAAAGGACAGTACAGTGGCGCTTTATCTCGCGAAGGAGAAGTATAAAGTAGATGTAGAGGCTGTAATGATCGACCACGGCTTCATGGCTAAAGAGGCTATAGAGAACGCAAAGAGAATAACCGAACATCTGGATGTTCCCTTAACGGTTCTTCGCTACGACTACTCCAATATCTTCAGGGGAGCTCTCCTTAAGGTAAAATCTCCCTGTAAAAAGTGCTCTTCTAGAACCATGGGGGGACTCAAAGAGTATGCATTGAAAAAAGGAGTAAAATTCATAATAACGGGCCACGAGTTACCTTTTGGCCATCGCCCATACAAGATTATTAGAGGTGGGATAATCCAGATAAGACTTTTAAGCCTTATGAGTGAGAAGGAACGCTTTAAAATTCTTGAAAAGCTTCCCTTTAAATTCCCAGATCTCCCTGGCTACACTACAAACTGCCTCATCATAGGGCCTGCACTTAGACAGTATTATGAAAAGCACGGCTACAGCTTTGAGATTAGAAGAATAGCAGCTCTGGTGAGATACAGACTGATCAACACAGAAAAGGCCCTAAAAAAGGTTAGCAAACCAGAAATCTCAGAAGAAATTGAAAGGGAAGTTTATAAAAGACTTGGAATTGAAAAAAAAGATTAA
- a CDS encoding class I SAM-dependent methyltransferase yields MIRRTQLIKPRIREILSNILPPELVDLLPKHWVQLGDVLILPLREELLPYKEEIAKVYAEILGVKTVLRKGKIGGEFRETNYEIIYGNDPITIHKENGILYKFDASKVMFSPANVKERVRMARVAKPNELVVDMFAGIGHLSIPIAKHCGARVIAIEKSPYTFKFLVENIELNKVQERMTAYNIDNREFKGENMANRILMGYVVKTHEFIPKALEIAKDEAIIHYHNTVPEKLMPEEPFKTFQETAREYNYEAELLESRIIKRYAPGVWHIVLDVRVFKK; encoded by the coding sequence ATGATAAGGAGAACTCAGTTAATAAAACCACGCATAAGAGAGATACTAAGCAATATTCTTCCCCCCGAGTTAGTTGACCTTCTCCCCAAACACTGGGTCCAATTAGGGGATGTTCTAATACTTCCTCTCAGGGAAGAACTTTTGCCGTATAAGGAGGAAATTGCAAAGGTTTATGCAGAGATTTTAGGCGTGAAAACTGTCTTAAGAAAGGGAAAAATCGGGGGTGAATTCAGAGAGACCAACTACGAGATAATTTATGGGAATGATCCAATAACGATCCACAAAGAGAACGGCATCCTCTACAAATTTGATGCCTCCAAAGTGATGTTCTCTCCAGCAAACGTCAAGGAAAGGGTCAGAATGGCGAGGGTTGCAAAACCAAATGAGCTTGTAGTTGATATGTTTGCCGGAATAGGACATTTAAGCATACCCATAGCAAAACATTGTGGAGCAAGGGTTATAGCTATCGAAAAGAGCCCCTACACATTTAAATTTCTTGTAGAAAACATTGAACTTAACAAGGTGCAGGAGAGGATGACAGCATATAACATTGACAACCGCGAGTTTAAGGGAGAGAACATGGCAAATAGAATTCTAATGGGCTATGTAGTGAAGACTCATGAATTCATTCCCAAAGCCCTTGAGATAGCCAAGGATGAAGCAATAATTCACTACCACAACACAGTCCCCGAGAAACTGATGCCAGAAGAACCTTTCAAGACTTTTCAAGAAACTGCGAGAGAATATAACTACGAGGCAGAGCTGTTGGAGAGCAGAATAATCAAACGTTACGCTCCGGGAGTATGGCACATTGTTCTAGATGTAAGAGTCTTCAAAAAGTAG
- a CDS encoding radical SAM protein, which produces MKYNWEEFARKMGVEPKILENKEARLLKKFIDDLMPPTHCQGCQGLDLSIENPVHHPSYELTPSCNHDCIFCYSKVALKLKKAPQPGYYGWENPYAITVSQYGEPLISPKIVEANKMLRERFPDARLDLQTNGSLLTKELWQKLDFDLVMISLDAASREKHKMITNANTFDNVVNALKIVGIDKSVRSVVRTIFMPGINDDDIPKIAELAASLEVDEMMLQPLTIHKLNEERLKKAGLDFERAESIREYLKAAMEAKKYIDVRISGCQLAIYRNLDALTLFSAKRIGRDVAPIVKRKKIELEENSPQDQK; this is translated from the coding sequence ATGAAATACAACTGGGAAGAATTTGCGAGAAAAATGGGTGTGGAGCCAAAAATCCTAGAAAATAAAGAGGCTAGATTGTTAAAGAAGTTTATTGATGATCTAATGCCTCCGACTCACTGCCAAGGATGCCAAGGCCTAGATTTAAGCATAGAGAATCCCGTACACCATCCTTCTTATGAGCTCACACCATCATGTAACCACGACTGTATATTCTGCTACTCAAAAGTTGCTTTAAAACTCAAAAAGGCCCCACAGCCGGGCTACTACGGATGGGAAAACCCTTATGCGATTACCGTCTCTCAATACGGCGAGCCCCTCATAAGTCCAAAAATAGTGGAGGCCAATAAAATGCTCCGCGAGAGATTTCCGGATGCGAGGCTAGACTTACAAACAAACGGCTCCCTTTTAACGAAAGAGTTATGGCAGAAGCTTGATTTTGATCTCGTGATGATAAGTCTCGACGCAGCGAGCAGAGAGAAGCACAAGATGATAACCAACGCCAACACTTTTGATAATGTTGTAAATGCCCTCAAAATAGTTGGGATAGACAAATCGGTGCGCTCTGTAGTGAGAACTATCTTCATGCCCGGCATAAATGACGATGACATACCAAAGATAGCAGAGTTAGCCGCTTCTCTTGAGGTGGATGAGATGATGCTTCAACCATTAACAATTCATAAGCTTAATGAAGAACGACTGAAGAAAGCAGGTTTGGATTTTGAGAGGGCTGAGAGCATAAGAGAATACCTAAAAGCGGCGATGGAAGCTAAAAAGTACATAGACGTTAGGATAAGCGGCTGCCAGCTAGCAATATATAGAAACTTAGACGCATTAACACTTTTCAGTGCAAAGCGCATAGGGAGAGACGTGGCACCAATAGTGAAGAGAAAGAAAATTGAGCTCGAAGAGAATTCACCACAAGATCAAAAATAG
- the cas4 gene encoding CRISPR-associated protein Cas4 — MDEMLEFYASEAMTCPRRIYFRLKGYKEKWPDFVRVRLEQGINTHNVLGDILKRRFGFELEKHIILKSSRLGFEIHGRIDAYKNYPIEIKGKTSLPRIPYDYHLAQLNIYLRWAESEYGYLYYVKLQERPKKVLDGIDFSKFPVVKGKNFKAFEIPYDEKLFRETVKQFYVIKKHYERGIPPKGWNDYTCRFCPYYYICSGNGSKV, encoded by the coding sequence ATGGATGAAATGCTGGAGTTTTATGCAAGTGAAGCGATGACATGCCCTAGAAGGATATACTTCCGTCTTAAGGGTTATAAAGAGAAATGGCCCGATTTTGTTAGAGTTAGACTTGAACAGGGAATTAACACCCATAATGTTCTTGGTGATATTCTCAAACGCAGATTTGGCTTTGAGCTTGAGAAACATATTATTCTCAAATCTTCCCGTCTTGGCTTTGAAATACACGGTAGGATAGATGCCTATAAAAACTATCCAATTGAAATTAAAGGGAAGACGTCTCTTCCTAGGATTCCATATGATTATCATCTGGCCCAGTTAAACATTTACCTGCGTTGGGCGGAAAGTGAATATGGTTATTTGTATTATGTCAAACTTCAGGAGAGGCCAAAGAAAGTTTTGGATGGCATAGACTTCTCTAAATTTCCCGTAGTAAAAGGGAAAAACTTCAAGGCCTTTGAGATTCCATATGATGAGAAGCTTTTTAGAGAGACTGTTAAGCAATTCTATGTAATAAAGAAACACTATGAAAGGGGAATACCTCCGAAAGGATGGAATGACTACACCTGTAGGTTTTGTCCCTATTATTACATATGTTCTGGAAATGGGTCTAAGGTTTAG
- a CDS encoding MFS transporter, giving the protein MSKEEKRILGISWNVFLLGLVSFLNDMSSEMIAPIVPTYLTDVLGIGKVISGSIMGLIESLSSLFKVLFGYVSDVFRKRKVFVTLGYLLSTISKGALAFTHSWWDFLTLRVLDRIGKGVRTAPRDALIAESSEKGKSGKSFGFHRMMDTLGAVAGPLVAIGLLALLKNYPIKVAYRYIFLLSAIPGTLGILVVVFLVRDKGEEVKKKIKGISALKSRNLRLFLVIVALAALGRYSYAFTLWKAKELGYSVVQGLGFYAIFNAIYAFSAYPIGYYSDKVSKKGIITIGFGIAALASLLFAYSKTLPMLLMAFVFYGIYIAIEDTIPRAYMADLAKEFEKGTIIGAYHTVFGIFVFPASIIVGYLWQEYSLKIGFLYAAVINLITMFLMALLVKD; this is encoded by the coding sequence ATGAGTAAAGAAGAGAAAAGGATCTTAGGGATAAGTTGGAACGTTTTCCTTCTCGGCCTTGTCAGCTTTCTCAATGATATGAGCAGTGAAATGATAGCACCGATAGTGCCCACCTACCTAACGGACGTCCTTGGAATTGGAAAAGTCATAAGCGGGTCAATAATGGGCCTTATAGAAAGTTTGAGTTCTCTTTTCAAGGTTTTATTTGGCTATGTAAGCGACGTCTTTAGAAAAAGAAAAGTATTTGTGACCCTTGGATATCTGCTCTCAACAATTTCAAAGGGAGCCTTAGCATTCACGCACTCATGGTGGGATTTTCTTACCTTAAGAGTTTTAGACAGAATTGGAAAAGGAGTAAGAACGGCCCCTCGAGATGCTCTAATAGCAGAATCGAGTGAAAAAGGAAAAAGTGGCAAATCATTTGGATTTCATAGAATGATGGACACTCTCGGAGCTGTGGCCGGGCCATTAGTCGCAATAGGTCTGCTTGCCCTCCTAAAGAACTATCCCATAAAAGTAGCATATAGGTACATATTTCTGCTTTCAGCTATTCCCGGTACTTTAGGTATTTTGGTGGTTGTATTCCTAGTTAGGGATAAAGGTGAAGAAGTCAAAAAGAAGATAAAAGGAATCTCTGCACTAAAAAGTAGAAATCTAAGGTTATTCCTGGTTATAGTTGCTCTAGCTGCTCTTGGAAGATATAGTTATGCATTCACACTCTGGAAGGCCAAAGAGCTTGGTTATTCTGTTGTTCAGGGCCTTGGCTTTTATGCAATTTTTAATGCAATTTATGCTTTCTCAGCATATCCTATAGGATACTACTCAGATAAGGTCAGTAAAAAAGGCATCATAACTATTGGTTTTGGTATAGCAGCTTTAGCCTCCCTCCTATTCGCATACTCAAAAACTTTACCAATGCTCTTAATGGCATTTGTTTTCTATGGAATCTACATAGCTATTGAGGACACAATCCCTAGGGCCTATATGGCAGACCTCGCAAAAGAATTCGAAAAGGGCACAATCATTGGTGCATATCATACAGTTTTTGGCATATTTGTGTTCCCCGCATCAATAATAGTAGGCTACCTCTGGCAGGAATACTCCCTTAAGATTGGATTCCTCTATGCAGCGGTTATCAATCTCATTACGATGTTTTTGATGGCACTTCTGGTGAAAGATTAA
- a CDS encoding PaaI family thioesterase has translation MKQRTHLLTSKELVGEPIKIEDGYAEVKLKTREEMKVDEYGLVHGGFTFGLADYAAMLAVNEPTVVLGKAEVKFTKPVKVRDELLAKAEIVEDQGRKKVVFVEIFNQKDEKVLEGNFYCYVLEKHVLE, from the coding sequence ATGAAGCAGAGAACCCACTTGTTAACTTCCAAGGAGCTTGTAGGGGAACCTATAAAAATTGAAGATGGCTATGCAGAAGTGAAACTTAAAACCAGGGAAGAGATGAAGGTTGATGAATATGGCTTAGTTCACGGTGGCTTTACTTTTGGTTTAGCCGATTATGCGGCAATGCTCGCAGTTAATGAACCCACCGTAGTGCTGGGAAAAGCAGAAGTTAAATTCACAAAACCTGTAAAAGTCAGAGACGAACTCTTAGCTAAAGCAGAAATTGTTGAAGATCAAGGAAGAAAAAAAGTTGTCTTCGTTGAGATTTTCAATCAAAAAGACGAAAAAGTCCTTGAGGGCAATTTCTACTGTTATGTATTAGAGAAGCATGTTTTAGAGTGA